The window ATAGGCAATACCTCCTGGCACATTCCTCTCCATACCGGAAGAAAAATTATCAACGACAGCAACTTGGTAGTTCTCCACTAGCAGCATATCGACAACATGGGATCCAATAAAGCCTCCTCCACCTGTTACTAGTACCTTCAAATTATTTCCGCCTTTCTATTATGAAGGAATTTAACATATCGCCCCCTGGCTATAGGCTGAGGGCCAATTTCGCATTGATTTTTTTAGATAAATAAAAAACAATTCTTTATACCCTATGTCAGATAGGGTGTTTTTGTAAGGGCAGATTTACCTGTTAGATTAAGCTAGGGGCTGTTTAACAGTTTCCAAAATTTTTCCAACGGATTTATAGAGAGGGTTACTGATTCTAAGAAGGGAGATATAACCAAACACACACGACCATTATTTGGTAAAATTCAAAATTTTTTTAATCTAAAATTCAACTTCACTACAAAGCTGCAAAAGTGTTCTAACTCCAAAAACAGTTGCCAGTTGCTGTACCTTATAAATAAATGACACCTGCCTTGGCAAAGTTTAAGGCAAGATGCTGTGGCCGTTGAAAGAGGGGGATATCCCAGTCGATTAAGGTAGGAACATGATTATGATTTTTCAGGTTGATTTCTTATGATTGGGTCCAGCTCCCCAAACATGGCTTTTTGAAAAGACGAGGAAGCCTTCACTCTATCAATACAAGCGTTGCTCCTCCCAGGGTATCCGCAGTTTCTTTAATCGCCCCTTCCCCCTTACCCGGTTTATATATTGAAAGTAATTCGTCCTCTTTAAAGTAAACTAAATAAGACTTGTATGTTTAACCCCCACATTCAGGCAGGTGCCCAGCGGCATTTCTTTCGGTAAATGCACGATTTTACAACGGGGATATCAGCAATTAATTCTGTGTCTAATTCATTTATACCGTGCATGACAAGGATAAGCTCTTTCACTTCATAATCCTGCCTATTGAAATTACTGTATAGAGTATCCAGAAATCCCGGACGTTTAGTGCAGTTAATAACCGAAACCATTTTATCGCCTCCATACTACTATCGATATGAATGGGCTAGCTAAGAAATGCCAACGGAAACCATTGACGGGAACTTATGATAGGGTCTATAATGGTACCTTCGGGCAAAACCGCGTGGTTCGAGAACCTCCCACGATAAAAAACTAAGGAGAGAGACGTTATGAATATTAGAACACTTGCAGTAAACGGTATTATTGCTGCTTTGTACATTGCTGTGACCATGTTGATCCAGCCTCTGGCATTCTCAGCCGTTCAATTCCGGGTTTCCGAGATGTTCAACCATCTCATTGTATTCAACAAGAAGTACTTCTTTGGCATTATTCTTGGTGTATTCCTGGCGAACCTTTTCTTTTCAACGCTTGGTGTACTTGACCTTATATTTGGCTTTGGCCAATCCGTCATTGCACTCCTGATTACCATTTTTGCTTCCCGCTATGTAAAAGGGATTTGGGCAAGAATGGCAATTAACACAACAGTTTTCACGGTAACCATGTTTCTGATTGCCTGGGAGCTGAACATTGCGCTCGATTTCCCGTTTTTGTATACATGGCTTACGGTGGCTATCGGTGAATTTGTCGTTCTCGCTGTTGGCGCTCCTATCATGTATGCTATCCATAAACGTGTCAATTTTGAAAAACTTGTTGGATAAAGTTAAGACCAAATCGCAAATGCGGTTTGGTCTTTTTTATGGCAATGACTCTGTTGATATCCGCTCCCCAACGGGAATCACAAAGAATTTTAGTACATCCATAATTTTTTCATTTTCTTACAATTAAGGTTTGTGATTTCCATCCATACCCATTATAACTTCCATTATTGGCCTGTTCTTCGCATTTCTGTAGATAAGTCTGGGTTCCATCATACCGCTTATTATATTGCACTTTCTCATTGATTATATCGGTAAGCTAGACGATGGAGAGGAAACTGATTCAGCATCCGAACACATTGCCTGAGCGCATGCGAAAGCCCCTTTGAGGGCTTTCGCAGTCACGCTTCCTGGCTATTGTTTTCGGGTCTAGCCGTTTTTATTTTTGTGAAAAAATAATAGTATTTGTAAATGACTACAATTGCAAGGAAAACCCTTAGTATTAAGCTGTCAGTAAGAAAAAAAGGAATAGCGATCATACAGTCGGCGAAAATCAGAAGGACTGCCTTTTGTTTTGCTGTCATTTCCCGCTTCTTTACAAAACCTTCGAGATGTTCCTTATAAATCCTGGTACCCTTGAACCAAATCTCAAACTTTTCAGAACCCCGCATAAAGCAGTAGGACGCAAGTAAGAGCAAGGGGGTGGTCGGGATTACTGGAAGAAATATACCAATTATACCTAGGCCCAGTGAAAGGAAGCCGGCCAGAATAAATGCCAGCCGTACCGTTTTTCTTAAAATATCCACCGCCCCCTGCTCTTTCCAATAAAACTATTTCGTTTTAAAGGAGTATTTTGTATAAGAATAATACTCTTCTCCCTTTTCAAGTACTATAGAAGGAAAATCCGGATGATTGATGGCATCTGGATGCTTTTGTGTTTCAAGGCAGACAGCAAGATAAGGCTGCGGCTTCACTCCTCCATTTAGGGTAAAATCGCCCTCAAGCTGGTTGGAGGTATAAACTACAACTGCCGGTTGGTTTGTTTCCACCTCCAGTATACGCCCGCTTTCAGGACAAGTTAGCGAGATGCCTTTGGAGCCCGATAGCACAAATGGGTGGTCGTACCCTCGGCCAGCAAGTAGATTTTGCTCATGGTTCGACACTGTCCCGTCACCTATCTTCCTTCCCATCCTAAAATCAAAGGCTGTACCCTGGGAATCAAGAGTTTTGCCTGTCGGAATCAAATCACTGCCAAGTTCAAGGAACCCATCAGAGTCAATTTGCAAAATGTGGTCCAGTATAGTTGATTTAAAATTGCCGCTCAAGTTGAAGTAACTATGATTAGTCAAATTAATAAGAGTTTTCTTATCGGTCGTTGCATAATACTCACTAATCAATTCATTGTTTTCAGTAATTGTATAAGCTGTCCTGAATGAAACCGTTCCAGGGTAGCCTTCCTCATTTTCCGGGCTTACATATGTAAATTCGATTTTTGCATTCTCACCCGCCCGGCTTGTTTTGGCCGTCCAGACAACCTTATCGAGACCTTTTAACCCGCCATGCAGATGATTTTGGCCATCGTTTTGGGCAAGTTGATAGTCCTTGCCATCGAGTGAAAACCTTCCTTTGTTTATCCGTCCGGCAACCCTTCCGACAACCGATCCAAAATAAGGAGAGTGCTCGATATACTCCTCAATTGACGCAAAGCCAAGGACCACATTTTCAGGTGTTCCCTCTTTGCCTGGTACATTTAGTTCATTGATAATACAGCCATAATCGAGGCATGTCACACTCATGCCATTATTATTTGTTAGTTTATAAGCATGGACCTCTTGCCCGCCTGTTTCCCCAAAAAATTTTTTCGTGATTTCCAATTCTCCATCTCCTCACCGTATTATTATCACCATCCCTTTTTTAATCAGGATGGTATTATCCCTAGGCCTTTATACTATTTATAATAAACTAAAAACAAGCCTATTTCCTTTTATACACTTTGATGCTTCTTATTAAGTAAAAAGCATGCCTTTTTAAACTATTTAGTTCTCGTTAAATCACACAGTAAATAGCACACAAAAAGCATGCCTATTAAACAGGCATGCTTTTTGGGAGCAATTCTTGAACAGAAGCAGCAGGTTTGGGTTGACTGAATAAAAACCCCTGGCCTACAGTACAGCCGCTGGCAACGAGGTAATCAACTTGTTCTTGTCTCTCAATGCCCTCAGCAATAACATGGAAGCCCATATGGAGGCCCATATTAAGAATCGTTTTCACCATTGCTCCTCCATCTTCTTCGGTGGAAATGTCATCAATGAACGATTTGTCAATTTTCACTGTATCAATTGGAAGATGCTTTAAGTTGCTTAACGATGAATACCCCGTACCAAAGTCATCAAGGGCCAGCTTTACACCAAGCTGATGTAGCTCATTCAAGATATAAATTGAGCGGTCAATATTTCTCATAACACTTTCGGTTATTTCAAGTTCCAAGGAACTTGGGTCCATTTCTGTCTCTTCAAGGATTTTTTTAACAGATTCGAGGAAATTGTCATCCTGAAATTGCCTGACCGAAATATTAACCGAAATCGACATAGGCAAATACCCCTGTCTTCGCCATAGAGTGT is drawn from Bacillus sp. FJAT-18017 and contains these coding sequences:
- a CDS encoding aldose epimerase family protein, which gives rise to MEITKKFFGETGGQEVHAYKLTNNNGMSVTCLDYGCIINELNVPGKEGTPENVVLGFASIEEYIEHSPYFGSVVGRVAGRINKGRFSLDGKDYQLAQNDGQNHLHGGLKGLDKVVWTAKTSRAGENAKIEFTYVSPENEEGYPGTVSFRTAYTITENNELISEYYATTDKKTLINLTNHSYFNLSGNFKSTILDHILQIDSDGFLELGSDLIPTGKTLDSQGTAFDFRMGRKIGDGTVSNHEQNLLAGRGYDHPFVLSGSKGISLTCPESGRILEVETNQPAVVVYTSNQLEGDFTLNGGVKPQPYLAVCLETQKHPDAINHPDFPSIVLEKGEEYYSYTKYSFKTK
- a CDS encoding QueT transporter family protein, whose product is MNIRTLAVNGIIAALYIAVTMLIQPLAFSAVQFRVSEMFNHLIVFNKKYFFGIILGVFLANLFFSTLGVLDLIFGFGQSVIALLITIFASRYVKGIWARMAINTTVFTVTMFLIAWELNIALDFPFLYTWLTVAIGEFVVLAVGAPIMYAIHKRVNFEKLVG
- a CDS encoding YbaN family protein, producing MDILRKTVRLAFILAGFLSLGLGIIGIFLPVIPTTPLLLLASYCFMRGSEKFEIWFKGTRIYKEHLEGFVKKREMTAKQKAVLLIFADCMIAIPFFLTDSLILRVFLAIVVIYKYYYFFTKIKTARPENNSQEA